Proteins from one Panthera leo isolate Ple1 chromosome D1, P.leo_Ple1_pat1.1, whole genome shotgun sequence genomic window:
- the LOC122199360 gene encoding interleukin-18-binding protein, protein MRQNRTPDPRPLPVLLLCAHIVSHLAGATPLPQATTAFTGSSGITKDPCPSGLPTAKQCPAMEVTWPELEVPLNGTLTLSCTACSRFPHFSILYWLGNGSFIEHLPGRLREGSISRERRGPRTQLQTTLMLEELSPTLRNTNFSCVFADPEQTAQRHIVVAQLWAGPRTVVPCTQETSPSSGSPLPHHQDR, encoded by the exons ATGAGACAGAACCGGACACCAG ATCCCAGGCCTTTGCCTGTCCTGCTCCTATGTGCCCACATAGTCTCTCACCTGGCTGGAGCCACACCTCTACCTCAGGCCACCACCGCTTTCACTGGCTCATCTGGGATCACAAAGGACCCCTGCCCCTCGGGGCTCCCAACAGCTAAGCAGTGCCCAGCAATGGAGGTGACCTGGCCGGAACTGGAAGTCCCACTGA ATGGAACGCTGACCTTGTCCTGTACCGCCTGTAGCCGCTTCCCCCACTTTAGCATCCTGTACTGGCTGGGCAATGGTTCCTTCATCGAACACCTCCCAGGTCGGCTGAGGGAGGGCAGCATCAG TCGGGAGCGCCGGGGCCCACGCACCCAGCTGCAGACGACCCTCATGCTAGAGGAGCTGAGCCCCACCCTGCGCAATACCAACTTCTCCTGTGTTTTTGCCGATCCTGAGCAGACTGCCCAGCGTCACATCGTCGTGGCCCAGCTCTGG GCTGGGCCGAGGACAGTTGTGCCCTGCACTCAAGAAACCTCACCCTCCAGCGGGTCCCCTCTGCCTCACCATCAAGACAGGTGA